A region from the Mucilaginibacter sp. CSA2-8R genome encodes:
- a CDS encoding ABC transporter permease: protein MFKNYLTIAFRSLKSNLGFSLINIFGLAIGMAATILIALWVNNEVGYDRFHQNVNQIYVAFNKSLFEGEMRIWRSTPSPLAPALKQEFPEVKYAVRVDYNQKHLAEYQGKKLQADGYNADPDFLKIFSFPLLSGNVNDCLAGNDHLIVTETFARKLFGTADVVGKLIKLDNKYDFTIGGVLKDMPANTRFTADFIAPWAFLQRQYGPDRQLWGNNSIRTYVQLLPNTNLESFNRKVSDITIRHSNQEEDNRVFMYPMKDYYLQGTFKNGKLEGGHIEIVRLFTVVACFILLIACINFMNLSTARGDKRAKEVGVRKAIGALKQALIGQFLLESVLIAAMAGALGLLAAQLALPYFNQLIQTQLAMPYANGWFIAGVIGFILITGLLAGCYPALYLSSFKAVAVLKGAHRKVSALITPRKVLVVTQFTFAVVMIVSTIIIRRQIQYAQDRDNGYEQASLVYVSFSGDIEKNKQLIKSELINSGAASAVSVTSSNMVSGDSNTWGVEWQGKPTGSKITFDRMATLGDFGKTMKLKFISGRDIDPAKFPTDSTACLINESAMRIMNFKNPIGQLVENEGLKWHIVGVFKDFVWQSPFEAMSPMLVTGPTMDWSNCIQIRLNPNQSVSASLQKAEAVFKKYNPAFPVTLSFVDQEYQHKFAEQQRTGKLAGIFALLTILISCLGLFGLAAYMAASRTKEIGVRKVLGASVANVTALISVEFLKPILLSVALATPIAWIMMYRWLQNYSYRMQIEWWVFAVGGFMAVVIALLTVSYQSVKAAVANPVKSLRSE, encoded by the coding sequence ATGTTTAAAAACTATCTAACCATTGCTTTCAGGAGTCTTAAAAGCAATCTGGGTTTCTCGTTGATCAATATTTTCGGACTGGCTATCGGTATGGCAGCTACCATACTCATTGCTTTGTGGGTAAACAACGAGGTTGGGTATGACCGTTTTCATCAAAACGTTAACCAGATTTACGTAGCGTTTAACAAAAGCTTGTTTGAGGGCGAAATGCGGATATGGAGGTCAACCCCAAGTCCGCTGGCGCCGGCGCTTAAGCAGGAGTTTCCGGAGGTTAAATACGCCGTCCGCGTTGATTATAATCAAAAGCACCTGGCCGAGTACCAGGGCAAAAAACTACAGGCCGATGGCTACAATGCCGACCCTGATTTTTTGAAGATATTTAGCTTCCCTTTGCTGAGCGGAAACGTTAACGACTGCCTGGCGGGTAACGACCATTTAATTGTTACCGAAACTTTTGCCCGTAAACTGTTTGGTACAGCTGATGTGGTAGGCAAGCTGATTAAACTGGACAACAAGTATGACTTTACGATTGGCGGCGTACTGAAAGACATGCCTGCCAACACCCGCTTTACGGCAGATTTTATTGCACCCTGGGCTTTTTTACAACGGCAGTACGGGCCCGACCGGCAACTGTGGGGTAATAACAGTATCCGCACGTATGTGCAGCTGCTGCCCAATACTAACCTGGAAAGCTTTAACCGCAAAGTAAGCGATATCACCATCCGTCATAGTAATCAAGAAGAAGATAACCGGGTATTTATGTACCCCATGAAAGATTACTATCTGCAGGGCACATTTAAAAATGGCAAGCTGGAAGGCGGCCACATTGAGATTGTGCGCCTGTTTACTGTGGTGGCTTGTTTTATTTTACTGATTGCCTGCATCAATTTCATGAACCTAAGCACCGCCCGCGGCGATAAACGTGCCAAAGAAGTAGGCGTGCGTAAAGCCATTGGTGCATTAAAGCAAGCTTTGATAGGGCAGTTTTTGCTGGAGTCGGTACTGATTGCGGCTATGGCCGGTGCGCTCGGTTTATTGGCAGCACAACTGGCTTTGCCTTACTTTAACCAGTTAATACAAACCCAGCTTGCCATGCCTTATGCCAACGGCTGGTTTATAGCCGGCGTAATTGGTTTTATTTTAATAACGGGCTTGCTGGCTGGTTGTTACCCGGCATTGTACCTGTCATCGTTCAAAGCAGTTGCTGTATTAAAAGGTGCTCATCGCAAGGTAAGCGCTTTAATTACACCGCGCAAGGTTTTGGTGGTTACCCAGTTTACTTTTGCCGTAGTGATGATTGTAAGCACCATTATCATCCGCAGGCAAATACAGTACGCGCAAGATAGGGATAATGGTTACGAACAGGCAAGCCTGGTCTACGTATCCTTTAGCGGCGATATTGAAAAAAACAAGCAACTCATTAAATCGGAACTGATTAATTCGGGTGCGGCCTCGGCTGTATCTGTCACCAGTTCTAACATGGTATCAGGAGATTCAAATACTTGGGGCGTGGAGTGGCAAGGTAAACCTACCGGTTCAAAAATTACATTCGACCGTATGGCCACCCTGGGCGATTTTGGTAAAACCATGAAACTCAAATTTATCAGTGGCCGCGACATCGACCCGGCAAAATTTCCGACCGATTCCACCGCTTGTTTAATTAACGAATCGGCCATGCGTATTATGAATTTTAAAAACCCAATAGGGCAGTTGGTAGAAAACGAAGGTTTAAAATGGCATATTGTGGGCGTATTTAAAGATTTTGTATGGCAATCGCCGTTTGAAGCCATGAGCCCTATGCTGGTAACTGGGCCCACAATGGACTGGAGTAACTGCATCCAAATTCGTCTTAACCCTAATCAGTCTGTCAGTGCTTCGTTACAAAAGGCCGAAGCCGTTTTCAAAAAATATAATCCGGCATTTCCGGTTACTCTGTCGTTTGTAGACCAGGAATACCAGCACAAATTTGCCGAGCAGCAGCGCACAGGTAAGCTGGCAGGCATTTTTGCTTTGCTGACGATTTTAATATCGTGCCTGGGCTTGTTTGGGTTGGCTGCTTACATGGCTGCAAGCCGCACCAAAGAAATAGGGGTGCGCAAGGTGCTTGGCGCATCGGTAGCCAATGTAACGGCACTGATTTCGGTAGAATTTTTAAAGCCGATTTTATTATCGGTAGCGCTGGCTACACCCATTGCCTGGATAATGATGTACCGCTGGCTGCAAAATTACAGCTACCGCATGCAGATAGAGTGGTGGGTGTTTGCGGTAGGAGGTTTTATGGCGGTAGTGATTGCCCTGCTAACGGTAAGTTACCAGTCGGTGAAAGCAGCCGTTGCCAACCCGGTTAAAAGTTTACGGAGCGAATAA
- a CDS encoding ABC transporter permease: protein MLFNHIKIAFRNLWRNRAFTGINMLGLGLGFAVFLLLAQYVAFEWSANRFHQNASRLYRLSYLYKDGKSNYYMPPGIGPALKSNVAGIEQCIRIGEGVGNGVITVDGPSGVKAFREDGISFTDDGFFKTFSFPVLQGSGALSQPQTMAISAGAAKRYFGDAPAVGKQVKVTNQFGSTTYTVTTVFQDMPANSDIRSDVLLSYSTLKSAAARNGNDWADPDALGSEYAFIYVLRQQNASADNISSQATRLLHRLKPDNKNDQMGFQPMANLHIAPGFDYPYQTYGSLVLITAFVSVAVLIILIAWINYINLSTAQALNRIKEVGVRKVLGATRWQLTSQYITETVLLTAVSFIVALMAVVLLQPLYNSITGKQLSLAVLNAGLFWPAIAALMVAGTLLAGGYVAWVISSYNPARAIARKEVLTMGGLTLRKSLVVFQFIISMVFITATLVLYRQLQFMQHHDLGMAVAGRVVITGPSVINSSQMDNSVAFENEAKQLPFVKQVAASNNIPGQGYNFSTAGITGEQVNPGDEKKSYAMLIVDNQYFSTYDINFKYGKAFTPAMLEHGWPKTKRVILNEAAMKQLGYKDESSIIGKKVKWGNDFEVVGVVKDYHHLSLHEQIKPMIFLPAVADGYFTFKVDAGNMPAKIARLQSLYQKYFPAEPFTYLFLDDVYDNQYKSERQLGHIFIGAAGTAVLIACLGLLGLAMFAARQRVKEIGIRKLLGASVIDLVNLISFDFLKLVLLALLIATPIAMLMMSRWLQSFAYRTAMPWWLVGLGGVLAFGIAYATVALQAYKAAGANPIKSLRND from the coding sequence ATGTTATTTAATCACATCAAAATCGCTTTCCGTAACCTGTGGCGAAACCGCGCCTTTACCGGCATCAATATGCTGGGCCTGGGATTGGGTTTTGCTGTGTTTTTGCTGCTGGCCCAATACGTGGCTTTTGAGTGGAGCGCTAACCGCTTTCATCAAAATGCCAGCCGGCTGTACCGCTTGTCGTACCTGTATAAGGATGGCAAGAGCAACTACTACATGCCACCAGGAATTGGTCCGGCGCTAAAAAGCAACGTAGCCGGTATTGAGCAATGCATTCGCATAGGCGAGGGGGTAGGCAATGGTGTGATTACTGTTGATGGCCCATCGGGCGTAAAGGCTTTCCGCGAGGACGGTATTTCTTTTACCGATGATGGCTTTTTTAAAACATTCAGTTTCCCGGTGTTGCAGGGCAGCGGGGCATTAAGCCAGCCGCAAACTATGGCGATATCGGCCGGGGCCGCAAAAAGGTATTTTGGCGATGCGCCCGCGGTAGGCAAGCAAGTAAAGGTAACCAACCAGTTTGGCAGCACCACTTATACAGTAACAACGGTGTTTCAGGACATGCCGGCTAATTCGGATATCCGGTCCGACGTATTATTATCCTACTCCACCTTAAAAAGCGCCGCTGCCCGCAACGGCAACGACTGGGCCGACCCCGACGCGCTGGGCTCTGAATATGCTTTTATCTACGTGTTGCGCCAGCAAAATGCCAGCGCCGATAATATCAGCTCGCAGGCTACCCGCCTGTTGCACCGTTTAAAGCCTGATAATAAAAATGACCAGATGGGATTTCAGCCCATGGCCAATCTGCACATTGCGCCGGGGTTTGATTACCCGTACCAAACCTATGGCAGCCTGGTGCTAATAACGGCTTTCGTCAGCGTGGCCGTGCTCATTATTTTAATTGCCTGGATAAACTACATTAACCTATCGACCGCGCAGGCCTTAAACCGCATTAAAGAGGTGGGGGTACGCAAGGTGCTGGGTGCAACCCGCTGGCAATTAACCAGCCAATACATTACCGAAACCGTTTTGCTTACCGCAGTTAGTTTTATTGTGGCGCTAATGGCCGTTGTGCTGTTGCAACCTTTATATAATAGCATTACGGGTAAGCAACTATCATTAGCGGTGTTGAATGCTGGCCTGTTCTGGCCGGCCATTGCTGCGCTAATGGTTGCCGGCACCTTGCTGGCCGGCGGTTATGTGGCTTGGGTCATCAGTTCGTACAACCCGGCACGTGCCATTGCCCGCAAAGAAGTATTAACCATGGGCGGTCTTACGTTGCGCAAAAGCCTGGTGGTTTTTCAGTTCATCATCTCCATGGTGTTTATAACGGCTACGCTGGTGCTGTACCGCCAGTTGCAGTTTATGCAGCACCATGACTTGGGCATGGCCGTAGCCGGTAGGGTGGTGATTACCGGCCCGTCGGTTATCAACAGTTCGCAGATGGATAATTCGGTGGCGTTTGAGAACGAAGCCAAACAATTGCCTTTTGTGAAACAGGTTGCCGCGTCTAACAACATACCGGGGCAGGGCTATAATTTTTCGACCGCAGGTATTACCGGCGAGCAAGTGAACCCAGGCGACGAAAAAAAATCGTATGCCATGCTAATTGTTGACAATCAGTATTTTTCGACTTACGACATTAATTTTAAATACGGCAAAGCCTTTACCCCGGCCATGCTGGAGCACGGCTGGCCCAAAACCAAACGAGTAATATTAAACGAGGCGGCCATGAAACAGTTAGGCTATAAAGATGAGTCGTCCATCATCGGTAAAAAAGTAAAATGGGGTAACGATTTTGAAGTGGTAGGAGTAGTAAAAGACTATCACCACCTGAGTTTGCATGAGCAAATCAAACCCATGATATTTTTACCGGCCGTGGCCGATGGCTATTTTACCTTTAAGGTAGATGCCGGAAACATGCCTGCCAAAATTGCGCGCCTGCAAAGCCTGTATCAAAAATATTTTCCGGCCGAGCCGTTTACGTATTTGTTTTTGGATGATGTGTACGACAACCAGTATAAATCTGAACGGCAACTGGGCCACATTTTTATCGGCGCAGCGGGCACGGCTGTGCTGATTGCCTGCCTTGGTCTGCTGGGCTTGGCCATGTTTGCCGCACGACAGCGTGTTAAAGAAATCGGCATCCGTAAATTGCTGGGTGCCAGTGTGATTGACCTGGTGAACCTGATATCGTTCGATTTTCTAAAACTGGTATTACTGGCGCTGCTGATTGCCACACCCATTGCCATGTTGATGATGAGCCGCTGGCTGCAAAGCTTTGCTTACCGCACTGCCATGCCCTGGTGGCTGGTAGGGCTGGGCGGCGTGCTGGCCTTTGGCATCGCCTATGCAACGGTGGCATTGCAGGCTTATAAAGCAGCAGGTGCTAATCCGATTAAAAGTTTGCGGAATGATTAG
- a CDS encoding ABC transporter ATP-binding protein gives MLSLKQISKYYNTGNNKTYVLNKVDLDVDQGEFVSIMGPSGSGKSTLLNIIGMLDQPSEGYMYFLNEPVHQLKEKQRSALYKQNIGFVFQAYHLIDELTVYENIETPLLYQDVKSAERKALVADALDRFNIVGKKDLFPAQLSGGQQQLVGIARALISKPKLLLADEPTGNLNSKQGEEIMELFKKLNQEDGVTIIQVTHSEKNAQFGSRIINLLDGKIDSSVIL, from the coding sequence ATGTTATCACTAAAACAAATATCAAAATACTACAATACCGGCAACAACAAAACCTACGTACTCAACAAGGTGGATTTGGATGTTGACCAGGGCGAGTTTGTGTCTATCATGGGTCCGTCGGGCTCGGGTAAATCAACGTTGCTAAATATTATTGGTATGCTCGATCAGCCATCGGAAGGCTATATGTATTTTTTAAACGAACCCGTGCATCAGCTTAAAGAAAAACAACGCTCGGCCCTGTACAAGCAAAACATCGGCTTCGTGTTTCAGGCTTACCACCTGATTGATGAGCTGACCGTTTACGAAAACATCGAGACTCCTTTGCTGTACCAGGATGTTAAAAGTGCCGAACGCAAAGCGTTAGTAGCCGATGCGCTAGACCGGTTTAATATTGTGGGTAAAAAAGACTTGTTCCCGGCGCAATTGTCTGGCGGCCAACAGCAGCTGGTAGGCATAGCCCGTGCTTTAATAAGCAAACCTAAATTGTTACTGGCCGATGAACCTACCGGTAACCTGAACTCTAAACAGGGCGAAGAAATTATGGAGCTGTTTAAAAAGTTGAACCAGGAAGATGGCGTGACTATCATCCAGGTAACACATTCTGAAAAGAACGCGCAGTTTGGTTCGCGCATTATCAACCTGCTGGATGGTAAAATAGACTCATCCGTAATTTTATAA
- a CDS encoding TolC family protein, whose amino-acid sequence MRYLFILVTFFFCREVMAQQPADSLYNLQQCIDIAIKNNLTVKRSELDMERSRIYWQQQRATLLPSLNGNVNHGISTGRSLDPFTNTYLNQQISYGDYGLNANLVLFNGLTIQNSIRQTSLAYQAGRMDFEQAKNDITLNVITAYLQVINNVDLLTQGNNQLTVSRQQLQRLQVLNANGAVKPSDYYDVKGQLATDQLTVINAKNGLVASKLNLLQTMNVPYSRDISLQRLNATELPALKFTQTADQVYDLAIQNLPLVKAAALRRQSAEKAVKVRQGALFPILSLNGGLATRYSSAARRSVLVDTMEVNTGSYIKTATGNQPVYAANQIYNNEKISYGSQFQNNYNTQVNLGLQVPILNGFLNRNRVALAKIDLQEQRYTEETTRIQLKQNVEQAFNNMSAAYERYQVLLEQSEAFRESFRTAEIRFNAGALTSVDYIVAKNNLDRANNNLINARYDYYIRTKILNYYTGNLVL is encoded by the coding sequence ATGCGATACCTTTTTATACTGGTCACTTTCTTTTTTTGCCGAGAGGTAATGGCTCAGCAGCCCGCCGATTCGTTATATAACCTGCAGCAGTGTATTGATATTGCCATTAAAAATAACCTTACAGTAAAACGCAGCGAACTTGATATGGAGCGCAGCCGCATTTACTGGCAGCAGCAAAGGGCAACTTTACTGCCCTCGCTAAATGGCAACGTAAACCATGGTATAAGCACCGGCCGAAGCCTTGACCCTTTTACCAATACTTACTTAAACCAGCAGATATCCTATGGCGACTACGGCCTGAACGCCAACCTGGTTTTGTTTAACGGCTTAACTATACAAAACAGCATCCGCCAAACCTCACTGGCTTACCAGGCCGGCCGGATGGATTTTGAGCAGGCCAAAAACGACATTACCCTCAACGTAATAACAGCCTATTTACAGGTTATTAATAATGTGGATTTGCTGACGCAGGGCAACAACCAGTTAACGGTATCCAGGCAACAATTGCAGCGTTTGCAAGTACTCAATGCCAATGGCGCCGTAAAACCGTCGGACTATTACGACGTGAAAGGCCAGCTGGCTACCGATCAGCTTACCGTAATTAACGCTAAAAACGGACTGGTTGCCTCTAAGCTTAACCTGCTGCAAACCATGAACGTTCCTTACAGCCGCGACATTAGTTTGCAGCGCCTAAACGCCACCGAGCTGCCCGCTTTAAAATTTACCCAAACTGCAGACCAGGTGTACGACTTAGCTATACAAAATCTGCCCTTGGTTAAGGCCGCTGCATTAAGGCGCCAAAGCGCCGAAAAAGCAGTGAAGGTGCGTCAAGGGGCATTATTTCCGATACTGTCATTAAATGGTGGGCTGGCTACTCGCTACTCGAGTGCAGCCCGCCGCTCAGTATTGGTTGATACGATGGAGGTAAACACCGGGTCGTATATTAAAACAGCCACTGGTAATCAGCCGGTGTATGCAGCCAATCAGATTTATAACAATGAAAAAATCAGTTACGGCAGCCAGTTCCAAAACAATTACAATACGCAGGTAAATTTGGGTTTGCAGGTACCTATACTTAACGGCTTTTTGAACCGTAACCGGGTTGCTTTGGCTAAAATTGATTTGCAGGAACAGCGTTACACAGAAGAAACCACCCGCATACAGCTTAAACAAAACGTTGAACAGGCGTTTAACAACATGTCGGCCGCGTATGAGCGTTACCAAGTACTGCTGGAGCAAAGCGAAGCATTCAGAGAATCTTTCCGCACGGCCGAAATTAGGTTTAACGCCGGAGCCTTAACATCGGTGGATTATATTGTAGCCAAAAACAACTTAGATAGGGCAAATAACAATCTGATAAACGCGCGTTATGATTACTACATCCGCACCAAGATATTAAATTATTACACTGGTAATCTTGTGCTTTAA
- a CDS encoding porin family protein → MKKFIYILTFSLTVAASAFAQNQLLPRVSFGIKGGVNASNFSTTNNITDESKVGFQAGAYSRISLGALHLQPELYYTQKDAKLMQSLNSSTNMVSFKSIDLPILLGYSWGGDEAAGHIQTGPLVAFGISNKQSANAGQNSSSVMIGDQNFAWLFGAGVDVGRLSIDARYEYGLKKNPVTDFTSTVRVNVFSLAVAYRLFAL, encoded by the coding sequence ATGAAAAAATTTATTTATATTTTAACTTTCAGTTTAACTGTTGCGGCGTCAGCATTTGCTCAAAACCAATTGTTGCCACGTGTTAGTTTTGGGATCAAAGGCGGAGTAAATGCCTCTAACTTTTCAACAACTAATAATATCACTGACGAGTCGAAGGTTGGTTTCCAGGCTGGTGCTTACAGCCGGATATCATTGGGTGCTTTACATTTACAACCAGAGTTATATTACACGCAAAAAGATGCTAAATTAATGCAAAGCTTAAACTCGTCTACTAACATGGTGAGTTTTAAAAGTATTGATTTACCTATATTATTGGGTTATTCGTGGGGAGGCGATGAGGCTGCCGGACATATACAAACCGGCCCGTTAGTTGCATTTGGTATTAGCAACAAGCAATCAGCTAATGCCGGCCAAAATTCGTCGAGCGTTATGATCGGCGACCAGAATTTTGCCTGGCTGTTTGGCGCAGGTGTTGATGTTGGCAGGTTGTCGATTGATGCCAGATATGAGTATGGACTAAAAAAAAATCCGGTGACTGATTTTACTTCTACTGTACGAGTTAATGTGTTTAGCTTGGCTGTAGCTTACCGTTTATTCGCCTTGTAA
- a CDS encoding zinc-dependent alcohol dehydrogenase has product MKAAVFHKPGDISVDTVEDPKIEQAGDVILKVTSTAICGSDLHILDGGIPQMKDLVMGHEFMGIVEEVGPSVKNLKRGDRVVVPFPIACGHCFFCTHGASPHCENSNPEHYGPQGDMLDHKGGALFGYTDLYGGYSGGQAEYVRVPYADVSPRIVPDNLTDDQVLFLTDIFPTGWSAIDWAQMKGGEVVAIFGSGPVGLMAQKAAWINGASRVIAIDPVNYRLAKAREANKVETLNPNEVDVVEAIRQMTGGRGADVCVDAVGFEAQRSFLDKVKATLNFEKGTMKVLELCFEAVRRGGTVTVVGVYGTPFDNFPVHRMFDKGITIKQGQAPVLNYIDHLIDLIKQEKVVLNDIISHTLPLSEASHAYDIFKNKQDDCVKVVLKPHA; this is encoded by the coding sequence ATGAAAGCAGCAGTTTTTCATAAGCCGGGCGACATAAGCGTTGATACGGTAGAAGATCCGAAGATTGAACAAGCCGGGGATGTTATATTAAAAGTTACCTCAACGGCCATATGCGGGTCTGATCTTCATATTTTAGATGGTGGTATCCCGCAGATGAAAGACCTGGTGATGGGCCATGAGTTTATGGGTATTGTGGAGGAGGTTGGTCCTTCGGTAAAAAACCTTAAACGCGGCGACCGTGTGGTGGTACCTTTTCCGATTGCATGTGGCCATTGCTTTTTTTGTACACATGGTGCATCTCCACATTGTGAAAACTCAAACCCTGAGCATTACGGCCCCCAGGGAGATATGTTAGACCATAAAGGTGGTGCGCTGTTTGGTTATACAGATTTGTATGGTGGCTACTCGGGCGGGCAGGCCGAGTATGTACGTGTACCTTATGCTGATGTTAGTCCGCGTATTGTGCCCGATAACCTGACTGATGACCAGGTATTGTTTTTGACCGATATATTTCCGACTGGCTGGTCGGCTATTGATTGGGCTCAAATGAAGGGGGGAGAGGTAGTAGCTATTTTTGGTTCGGGACCGGTAGGCTTAATGGCCCAAAAAGCTGCCTGGATCAACGGTGCCAGTCGTGTTATCGCCATCGACCCGGTAAATTACCGCTTGGCCAAAGCACGTGAGGCCAACAAGGTTGAAACGCTCAACCCTAACGAAGTAGATGTGGTAGAAGCCATACGTCAGATGACCGGCGGCCGTGGCGCCGACGTATGTGTAGACGCTGTTGGTTTCGAAGCTCAGCGTTCTTTTTTAGACAAAGTAAAAGCTACCCTGAACTTTGAAAAAGGAACAATGAAAGTTCTCGAATTGTGTTTTGAAGCCGTACGTCGAGGTGGCACGGTTACGGTGGTTGGTGTATACGGAACCCCGTTTGATAACTTCCCGGTACACCGTATGTTTGATAAGGGTATCACCATTAAACAAGGCCAGGCACCCGTACTCAATTACATTGACCATTTGATCGACTTAATAAAACAAGAAAAAGTAGTACTCAATGACATTATTTCGCATACTCTGCCCCTCAGCGAAGCCTCACATGCTTATGACATCTTTAAAAATAAACAGGATGATTGCGTGAAGGTGGTGTTGAAACCGCATGCGTAG
- a CDS encoding M20/M25/M40 family metallo-hydrolase: MKRTLNSLSFLSAVALLLSAGTATAQNTVIDQIVKEGTENSQLEKLAKELIDGIGPRLVGTPQMQQANNWAIAKYKGWGINARNEKWGEWRGWERGVSHIDMVYPRVRSLEGTQLAWSPGMGNQTVTAETVILPDLADSAAFKQWLPTVKGKFVMISMCQPTGRPDYNWQEFATKESFDKMKSERTAATEAWRKRIAKTGYTARTLPVALENAGAAGIITSYWSAGFGVDKIFSAYTKKVPTVDVALEDYGLLYRLTESGNKPRIAMHTESKELGVVPTYNTIAEVKGSSKANEYVMLSAHFDSWDGASGATDNGTGTLTMMEAMRILKKVYPKPKRTILVGHWGSEEEGLNGSRAFVEDHPEIVKNLQALFNQDNGTGRVVNISGQGYAHAGEYIGRWLAAVPSNIRDSIKTSFPGAPGGGGSDFASFVAAGAPGFSLSSLGWSYGNYTWHTNRDTYDKIVFDDVRKNAILTAILIYMASEDSQKTSTERAPLGNNPRTGEPMKWPEPVKATRRGGLN, from the coding sequence ATGAAACGCACTCTAAACTCCCTATCCTTTTTATCGGCGGTTGCGCTGCTTTTATCGGCAGGCACAGCCACAGCACAAAACACCGTAATTGATCAGATTGTAAAAGAAGGTACCGAAAACTCACAGCTCGAAAAACTGGCTAAAGAGCTTATCGATGGTATTGGTCCGCGCCTGGTGGGCACGCCGCAGATGCAGCAGGCTAACAACTGGGCTATTGCCAAGTACAAAGGCTGGGGCATAAATGCCCGTAACGAAAAGTGGGGCGAATGGCGCGGCTGGGAACGTGGCGTGTCGCACATTGATATGGTTTACCCTCGTGTACGATCGTTAGAGGGTACGCAACTGGCCTGGAGCCCCGGGATGGGCAACCAGACCGTAACGGCCGAGACTGTTATCCTGCCCGACCTTGCCGATTCGGCCGCCTTTAAACAGTGGCTACCTACTGTAAAAGGCAAATTTGTAATGATATCCATGTGCCAGCCCACTGGCCGGCCCGACTACAACTGGCAGGAATTTGCCACCAAAGAATCATTTGATAAGATGAAATCTGAGCGCACAGCGGCTACTGAAGCCTGGCGCAAGCGTATTGCTAAAACCGGCTACACCGCCCGCACACTGCCCGTAGCACTCGAAAATGCTGGTGCCGCCGGCATCATCACCAGTTACTGGTCGGCCGGGTTTGGCGTTGATAAAATATTTAGTGCCTATACAAAAAAAGTACCCACTGTTGATGTTGCTTTAGAAGATTACGGCCTGCTGTACCGTTTAACCGAATCGGGTAACAAACCACGCATAGCCATGCACACCGAATCGAAAGAGTTGGGCGTTGTGCCTACCTACAATACCATTGCCGAGGTAAAGGGCAGCAGCAAGGCTAACGAATATGTAATGCTGTCGGCCCACTTCGACTCTTGGGACGGCGCCTCGGGCGCTACAGATAACGGCACGGGCACCTTAACTATGATGGAAGCCATGCGTATTCTGAAAAAGGTATATCCAAAACCTAAACGCACCATTTTAGTGGGCCATTGGGGAAGCGAGGAGGAAGGATTGAATGGCTCACGTGCTTTTGTTGAAGACCACCCCGAAATTGTAAAAAACCTGCAGGCATTATTTAACCAGGATAATGGTACCGGCCGTGTAGTTAACATTTCGGGCCAGGGCTACGCTCACGCCGGTGAGTATATTGGCCGCTGGCTGGCTGCAGTTCCGTCAAACATTCGCGACTCTATTAAAACCAGTTTTCCGGGTGCACCGGGCGGTGGCGGCTCTGATTTTGCCTCGTTTGTAGCAGCCGGTGCTCCCGGCTTTTCGTTAAGCTCGCTTGGCTGGTCATATGGTAATTATACCTGGCATACTAACCGCGACACTTACGATAAGATTGTATTTGACGATGTGCGCAAAAACGCCATTTTAACCGCCATTCTAATCTATATGGCTAGTGAAGATTCACAAAAAACATCCACAGAGCGTGCGCCGCTGGGAAATAACCCACGCACCGGCGAACCCATGAAATGGCCTGAGCCGGTAAAGGCTACCCGCCGTGGCGGTCTGAATTAA